In Eucalyptus grandis isolate ANBG69807.140 chromosome 4, ASM1654582v1, whole genome shotgun sequence, the following proteins share a genomic window:
- the LOC104440987 gene encoding NAC domain-containing protein 73: MTWQTEDGRAIIPASYNPRDEDEDDDNTLLPTIACPSCGHSFPLFDQREIVHDLVGLPAGVKFDPTDLEILEHLEAKIMGNVRKIHFLIDQFIPTLEGDDGICSTHPERLPGVSKDGQIRHFFHRPSKAYATGTRKRRRVHKNADESETRWHKTGKTRSVLAGRVVKGFKKILVLYNSHGRQRKPEKTNWVMHQYHLGKSEEERDGELVVSKVFYRTQPRQPSSTNLEEPKDTMPKSAQSLNENDHVSKNSIDVIFYNSNPPCDVSYDQLIIPKFAVHGEAAFLDPLTEDSNKRKLVEYS; encoded by the exons ATGACGTGGCAAACGGAAGATGGAAGAGCCATAATCCCAGCAAGTTATAACCCTagggatgaagatgaggatgacgaCAACACTCTTCTTCCCACCATAGCATGCCCATCATGTGGCCACAGCTTCCCATTATTTGATCAG AGGGAGATTGTTCATGATTTGGTGGGACTACCAGCGGGAGTGAAGTTTGATCCGACTGACCTAGAAATCTTAGAGCATTTGGAAGCGAAGATAATGGGGAACGTGAGGAAGATTCATTTTCTCATTGATCAGTTCATTCCCACATTGGAAGGAGATGATGGGATTTGTTCTACACACCCGGAGAGACTTCCGG GAGTAAGCAAAGACGGACAAATCCGCCACTTCTTCCACCGGCCTTCGAAGGCATATGCCACTGGGACTAGGAAACGGCGCAGGGTGCACAAGAACGCTGATGAGAGTGAGACTAGATGGCACAAGACCGGTAAGACAAGGTCGGTCCTCGCAGGCAGAGTAGTGAAAGGGTTCAAGAAGATACTTGTGCTTTACAACAGTCACGGGAGGCAAAGGAAGCCTGAGAAGACCAACTGGGTGATGCACCAATACCACCTCGGCAAAAgcgaagaggagagagatggagagctGGTCGTGTCCAAGGTGTTCTACCGAACGCAGCCCAGACAACCCAGTTCGACGAACCTCGAAGAACCAAAGGACACAATGCCGAAGAGTGCTCAAAGCTTGAATGAAAATGATCATGTATCAAAGAACTCTATTGACGTGATTTTTTATAATAGTAACCCGCCTTGTGATGTGTCTTACGACCAGctaattattcctaaatttgcCGTTCATGGCGAGGCTGCTTTTTTGGATCCACTAACAGAAGATTCGAACAAGCGGAAGCTTGTAGAATATTCATAG